Proteins from a single region of Streptomyces spinoverrucosus:
- a CDS encoding TetR/AcrR family transcriptional regulator — protein MAGAARARKNAPPREDVLAAAMEMIAERGLEKLTMAALGREVGMSSGHLLYYFHSKDELLLQTLEWSEGRLGAERGRLLSRGGDARERLDAYVDLYVPDGHRDPHWTLWLEVWNRSQNADDDARARQAAIEGAWHRDLVALIAEGVSRGEFRPVDPDRFAARLRALLDGFSIHVAIGLRGTDRAQILHHVREFLDDGLARGDA, from the coding sequence ATGGCCGGTGCGGCTCGCGCGCGGAAGAACGCACCGCCCCGCGAGGACGTCCTCGCCGCCGCCATGGAGATGATCGCCGAGCGCGGTCTGGAGAAGCTCACCATGGCGGCGCTGGGCCGTGAGGTGGGGATGAGCAGCGGGCACCTCCTCTACTACTTCCACAGCAAGGACGAACTGCTGCTGCAGACCCTGGAGTGGAGCGAGGGGCGGCTGGGCGCCGAGCGCGGGCGGCTGCTCAGCCGTGGCGGTGACGCCCGGGAACGGCTCGACGCCTACGTCGACCTGTACGTGCCCGACGGTCACCGCGACCCGCACTGGACGCTCTGGCTGGAGGTCTGGAACCGCTCGCAGAACGCCGACGACGACGCCCGCGCCCGGCAGGCCGCCATCGAGGGCGCCTGGCACCGCGACCTGGTCGCGCTGATCGCCGAGGGGGTCTCGCGGGGCGAGTTCCGCCCCGTCGATCCCGACCGGTTCGCCGCCCGGTTGCGGGCGCTGCTCGACGGGTTCTCCATCCACGTGGCGATCGGGCTGCGGGGCACGGACCGGGCGCAGATCCTGCACCACGTACGGGAGTTCCTGGACGACGGGCTGGCCCGGGGCGACGCGTGA
- a CDS encoding lectin produces the protein MRTRLPAAGLLLAGLLSVTGITPAPPAHAAGEQITAYLTTTDDAGGRHVVRGLQPQTPFAFQPGAGGGGENITVDENTRYQTFTGGGASFTDTAAWLMDGSGALSQATRDETMRKLFSPTEGIGLSFLRNPMGGSDLARFGYTYDDMPAGQTDPDLSEFTIAHDLQDVVPLTRQALQLNPSLTVMASPWTAPAWMKDSGQLNGGWLKAEHYGAYASYFVKYVQAYQAQGIPIAYVTAQNEPTCCSGYPSMSWNASGLHYFTKNELLPKLQAAGLSTKVLAHDWNWDTYDAYAAQTVDDAAIRSHPNFGGIAWHGYGGDVAKQTSVHNQYPQLDAFGTEHSGGTWIANQQREDMMNIIDYTRNWAKSVTKWSLALDQNRGPHNGGCGVCDGLITVHNGDSRHGQVDYTVEYYTMGHLTKFVRPGAHRIASTASASVPNVAWRNPDGSKALIAYNDASAARTVTINWGSQHATYTLPGKTSATFTWSGTQSGGGDQSGALVGLAGKCLDVAGGSSANGTAVQLYDCNGSTAQQWTVRADGSVRALGKCLDVTSGSTADGAKVQLYDCNGTGAQQWSYSSSTGDVVNLAANKCLDVTDNSSANGARAQIWSCTGAANQKWRLQ, from the coding sequence ATGAGAACACGCCTACCGGCGGCCGGCTTGCTGCTGGCCGGACTGCTGAGCGTCACGGGCATCACGCCCGCGCCCCCGGCGCACGCCGCCGGCGAGCAGATCACCGCGTACCTGACCACCACCGACGACGCCGGTGGCCGTCATGTCGTGCGCGGTCTGCAACCGCAGACCCCCTTCGCGTTCCAGCCCGGCGCGGGCGGCGGCGGTGAGAACATCACCGTCGACGAGAACACCCGCTACCAGACCTTCACCGGCGGCGGCGCCTCCTTCACGGACACCGCGGCCTGGCTGATGGACGGCAGCGGCGCGCTGTCGCAGGCCACCCGGGACGAGACCATGCGCAAGCTGTTCTCGCCGACCGAGGGCATCGGGCTGTCCTTCCTGCGCAATCCGATGGGCGGCTCGGACCTGGCCCGGTTCGGCTACACGTACGACGACATGCCGGCCGGGCAGACGGACCCCGACCTCTCCGAGTTCACGATCGCACACGATCTGCAGGACGTGGTGCCGCTGACCCGGCAGGCGCTCCAGCTGAACCCCTCGCTCACGGTGATGGCCTCGCCGTGGACCGCGCCCGCCTGGATGAAGGACAGCGGGCAGCTCAACGGGGGCTGGCTGAAGGCGGAGCACTACGGGGCCTACGCGTCGTACTTCGTGAAGTACGTGCAGGCGTACCAGGCCCAGGGCATCCCGATCGCGTACGTCACCGCGCAGAACGAGCCGACCTGCTGCTCCGGCTACCCGTCGATGAGCTGGAACGCCTCCGGGCTGCACTACTTCACCAAGAACGAGCTGCTGCCGAAGCTCCAGGCGGCGGGCCTCTCCACCAAGGTGCTGGCGCACGACTGGAACTGGGACACCTACGACGCGTACGCCGCCCAGACGGTGGACGACGCGGCGATCCGCTCGCACCCGAACTTCGGCGGCATCGCCTGGCACGGCTACGGCGGGGACGTGGCCAAGCAGACGTCGGTGCACAACCAGTACCCGCAGCTGGACGCCTTCGGCACCGAGCACTCGGGCGGCACCTGGATCGCCAACCAGCAGCGCGAGGACATGATGAACATCATCGACTACACCCGGAACTGGGCGAAGTCGGTGACGAAGTGGTCCCTCGCGCTGGACCAGAACCGGGGCCCGCACAACGGCGGTTGCGGCGTCTGCGACGGGCTGATCACCGTGCACAACGGGGACTCGCGGCACGGCCAGGTCGACTACACCGTCGAGTACTACACGATGGGTCACCTGACGAAGTTCGTCCGGCCGGGCGCCCACCGGATCGCGTCCACCGCGTCGGCGTCCGTGCCGAACGTGGCCTGGCGCAACCCGGACGGTTCCAAGGCGCTGATCGCGTACAACGACGCCTCGGCGGCGCGGACGGTGACCATCAACTGGGGCTCGCAGCACGCGACGTACACGCTGCCGGGGAAGACCTCGGCGACGTTCACCTGGTCGGGGACGCAGAGCGGTGGTGGTGACCAGTCGGGGGCCCTCGTCGGTCTGGCGGGCAAGTGCCTGGACGTGGCCGGGGGGTCGTCGGCGAACGGTACGGCCGTGCAGCTCTACGACTGCAACGGCAGCACCGCCCAGCAGTGGACCGTGCGGGCCGACGGGTCGGTGCGGGCGCTGGGCAAGTGCCTGGACGTGACGTCGGGGTCGACGGCGGACGGGGCGAAGGTGCAGCTGTACGACTGCAACGGCACGGGTGCGCAGCAGTGGTCGTACAGCTCTTCGACGGGTGATGTGGTCAACCTCGCCGCGAACAAGTGCCTCGACGTCACCGACAACTCCTCGGCGAACGGGGCGCGGGCGCAGATCTGGAGTTGCACCGGGGCCGCCAATCAGAAGTGGCGGCTGCAGTAG
- the cimA gene encoding citramalate synthase — protein sequence MTETSELDDSFHVFDTTLRDGAQREGINLTVADKLAIARHLDEFGVGFIEGGWPGANPRDTEFFARAQQEIQFRHAQLVAFGATRRAGAKASEDPQVKALLASGAPVITLVAKSHDRHVELALRTTLDENLEMVRDTVSYLREQGRRVFVDCEHFFDGYRANPEYAKAVVRTASEAGADVVILCDTNGGMLPAQVQAVVSTVLADTGARLGIHAQDDTGCAVANTLAAVDAGATHVQCTANGYGERVGNANLFPVVAALELKYGKKVLPDGHLREMTRISHAIAEVVNLTPSTHQPYVGVSAFAHKAGLHASAIKVDPDLYQHIDPERVGNTMRMLVSDMAGRASVELKGKELGIDLGGDRELVGRVVERVKERELKGYTYEAADASFELLLRGEVEGRPLKYFDVESWRAIVEDRPDGSHANEATVKLWAKSERIVATAEGNGPVNALDRALRVALEKIYPQLAKLELVDYKVRILEGKHGTQSTTRVLIATSDGAGEWSTVGVAENVIAASWQALEDAYTYGLLRAGVEPAA from the coding sequence ATGACGGAAACCAGCGAGCTCGACGACTCGTTCCACGTCTTCGACACCACCCTGCGAGACGGCGCCCAGCGGGAGGGCATCAACCTCACCGTCGCGGACAAGCTGGCCATCGCACGGCACCTGGACGAGTTCGGCGTGGGCTTCATCGAGGGCGGCTGGCCGGGCGCCAACCCGAGGGACACCGAGTTCTTCGCCCGCGCCCAGCAGGAGATCCAGTTCCGCCACGCCCAGCTGGTCGCCTTCGGCGCCACCCGCCGCGCCGGGGCGAAGGCGAGCGAGGACCCGCAGGTCAAGGCGCTCCTGGCGTCCGGTGCCCCGGTGATCACCCTGGTCGCCAAGTCCCACGACCGGCACGTCGAGCTCGCCCTGCGCACCACCCTGGACGAGAACCTGGAGATGGTCCGCGACACGGTGTCCTACCTGCGCGAGCAGGGCCGCCGGGTCTTCGTCGACTGCGAGCACTTCTTCGACGGCTACCGCGCCAACCCCGAGTACGCCAAGGCCGTCGTCCGTACGGCGTCCGAGGCCGGCGCCGACGTCGTGATCCTCTGCGACACCAACGGCGGCATGCTCCCCGCCCAGGTCCAGGCGGTCGTCTCGACGGTCCTCGCCGACACCGGCGCCCGCCTCGGCATCCACGCCCAGGACGACACCGGCTGCGCCGTCGCCAACACCCTCGCCGCCGTGGACGCGGGCGCGACCCACGTCCAGTGCACGGCGAACGGCTACGGCGAGCGCGTCGGCAACGCCAACCTGTTCCCGGTCGTGGCGGCCCTGGAGCTGAAGTACGGCAAGAAGGTCCTCCCGGACGGCCACCTCCGCGAGATGACGAGGATCTCCCACGCGATCGCCGAGGTCGTGAACCTCACCCCCTCCACCCACCAGCCCTACGTCGGCGTCTCCGCGTTCGCGCACAAGGCGGGCCTGCACGCCTCCGCCATCAAGGTCGACCCGGACCTGTACCAGCACATCGACCCCGAACGGGTCGGCAACACCATGCGGATGCTGGTCTCCGACATGGCGGGCCGCGCCTCCGTCGAGCTCAAGGGCAAGGAGCTCGGCATCGACCTGGGCGGCGACCGCGAGCTGGTCGGCCGGGTCGTGGAGCGCGTGAAGGAACGCGAACTCAAGGGCTACACCTACGAGGCGGCGGACGCCTCCTTCGAGCTGCTGCTGCGCGGCGAGGTCGAGGGCAGGCCGCTCAAGTACTTCGACGTCGAGTCCTGGCGCGCGATCGTCGAGGACCGCCCCGACGGCAGCCACGCCAACGAGGCCACGGTGAAGCTGTGGGCCAAGAGCGAGCGCATCGTGGCGACCGCGGAGGGCAACGGCCCGGTCAACGCCCTGGACCGCGCCCTCCGGGTCGCACTGGAGAAGATCTACCCGCAGCTCGCCAAGCTGGAGCTGGTCGACTACAAGGTCCGCATCCTGGAGGGCAAGCACGGCACCCAGTCCACCACCCGCGTCCTCATCGCCACCTCCGACGGAGCGGGCGAGTGGTCGACGGTGGGTGTCGCGGAAAACGTCATCGCCGCCTCCTGGCAGGCCCTGGAGGACGCGTACACGTACGGCCTCCTGCGCGCGGGCGTGGAGCCGGCCGCGTAG
- a CDS encoding agmatine deiminase family protein yields the protein MSTPASDGFRMPAEWTPHERTWMAWPGPNPTFDDPDDLILSRMAWASVARAILRFEPVTVVCGPGQSAQAQTLLGPGVDTVERDLDDAWMRDIGPTFLTNGKGELAAVDWTFNGWGAQDWARWEHDAKIAAYVADLAGSAKTYASKLVNEGGAIHVDGEGTVLLTDTVQLGPERNPGWTRAEVEAEIHAHLGTRKAIWLPRGLTGDYPPYGFGTLGHVDIVAAFARPGVVVAHHQPDPAHPDHEVTKEVIGILKSATDARGRSLEVVEVPAPTVLEADGHWADYSYINHYLCNGGVVLCGFDDPRDEIAAGIFRRLFPERTVTLVDARTIFAGGGGIHCITQQQPKI from the coding sequence GTGAGCACCCCCGCATCCGACGGCTTCCGCATGCCCGCCGAGTGGACCCCGCACGAGCGCACCTGGATGGCGTGGCCGGGCCCGAACCCCACCTTCGACGACCCGGACGACCTGATCCTCTCCCGCATGGCCTGGGCGTCGGTGGCCCGCGCGATCCTCCGCTTCGAACCGGTGACGGTCGTGTGCGGCCCCGGCCAGTCGGCTCAGGCCCAGACCCTCCTCGGGCCGGGCGTCGACACCGTCGAGCGCGACCTCGACGACGCGTGGATGCGGGACATCGGCCCCACCTTCCTCACCAATGGCAAGGGCGAACTCGCCGCCGTCGACTGGACGTTCAACGGCTGGGGCGCCCAGGACTGGGCCCGCTGGGAGCACGACGCGAAGATCGCCGCGTATGTCGCGGACCTCGCGGGTTCGGCGAAGACGTACGCCTCGAAACTCGTCAACGAGGGCGGCGCGATCCACGTCGACGGCGAGGGCACGGTCCTGCTGACGGACACGGTCCAACTCGGCCCCGAGCGCAACCCGGGCTGGACGCGGGCGGAGGTCGAGGCCGAGATCCACGCCCACCTCGGCACCCGCAAGGCCATCTGGCTGCCCCGAGGCCTCACCGGCGACTACCCGCCGTACGGCTTCGGCACCCTGGGCCACGTCGACATCGTCGCAGCCTTCGCCCGCCCCGGTGTCGTCGTCGCCCACCACCAGCCGGACCCCGCGCACCCCGACCACGAGGTCACCAAGGAGGTCATCGGCATCCTGAAGTCCGCCACCGACGCGCGCGGCCGCAGCCTGGAGGTCGTCGAGGTACCCGCCCCGACCGTCCTGGAGGCCGACGGCCACTGGGCCGACTACTCCTACATCAACCACTACCTCTGCAACGGCGGTGTGGTGCTCTGCGGTTTCGACGACCCCCGCGACGAGATCGCGGCGGGCATCTTCCGCCGCCTGTTCCCGGAGCGGACGGTGACACTGGTGGACGCCCGTACGATCTTCGCGGGGGGTGGAGGCATCCACTGCATCACCCAGCAGCAGCCGAAGATCTAG
- a CDS encoding urease subunit alpha: MSRPGGHPAEARRLTPYEYAATHGPRAGDRIRLGDSGLTIRVESDSQRYGDEFLAGFGKTARDGLHLKAAAVRETCDVVISNVVVIDAVQGIRKVSIGIREGRICSIGRAGNPDTLDGVDVVVGTGTSIVSGEGLIATAGAVDTHVHLLSPRIMEASLASGVTTIIGQEFGPVWGVGVNSPWALKHAFNAFDAWPVNIGFLGRGSSSHEAPLIEALAEGGASGFKVHEDMGAHTRALDTALRVAEEHDVQVALHSDGLNECLSVEDTLRVLEGRTIHAFHIEGCGGGHVPNVLKMAGVPNVIGSSTNPTLPFGRDAVAEHYGMIVSVHDLKTDLPGDAAMARDRIRAGTMGAEDVLHDLGAIGITSSDAQGMGRAGETVRRTFAMAGKMKAELGAPDADHDNERVLRYMAKLTVNPAIAHGLSHEVGSIEVGKLADIVLWRPEYFGAKPQLVLKAGFPAYGVVGDPNAATDTCEPLVLGPQFGAHGATPADISVAFVAQAALDQGHDTMPTRRRRVAVRGTRGIGPADLRLNSRTGQVDVDQRTGLVTLDGDPLRSQPAESVSLNRLYFL; the protein is encoded by the coding sequence ATGAGCCGCCCCGGAGGCCACCCGGCCGAAGCCCGCCGTCTCACCCCGTACGAGTACGCGGCCACCCACGGCCCGCGCGCGGGCGACCGGATCCGCCTCGGCGACTCCGGCCTGACGATCCGCGTGGAGTCCGACTCCCAGCGGTACGGCGACGAGTTCCTCGCCGGTTTCGGCAAGACCGCGCGCGACGGACTGCACCTCAAGGCGGCGGCCGTCCGGGAGACCTGTGACGTCGTGATCAGCAACGTCGTCGTGATCGACGCGGTACAGGGGATCCGCAAGGTCTCCATCGGCATCCGCGAGGGCCGGATCTGCTCGATCGGGCGGGCCGGCAACCCCGACACCCTCGACGGAGTCGACGTCGTGGTCGGCACGGGCACGTCGATCGTGTCCGGCGAGGGCCTCATCGCCACCGCCGGGGCCGTCGACACCCACGTCCACCTGCTGTCGCCGCGGATCATGGAGGCCTCTCTGGCGTCCGGCGTGACCACGATCATCGGGCAGGAGTTCGGGCCGGTGTGGGGCGTCGGCGTCAACTCTCCCTGGGCGCTGAAGCACGCCTTCAACGCCTTCGACGCCTGGCCGGTCAACATCGGCTTCCTCGGCCGGGGTTCGTCGTCCCACGAGGCGCCCCTGATCGAGGCGCTGGCCGAGGGCGGCGCGTCCGGCTTCAAGGTGCACGAGGACATGGGGGCGCACACGCGTGCGCTGGACACCGCGCTGCGCGTCGCCGAGGAGCACGACGTCCAGGTCGCCCTGCACAGCGACGGGCTGAATGAATGCCTGTCGGTGGAGGACACCCTGCGCGTTCTGGAGGGCCGCACCATCCACGCCTTCCACATCGAGGGCTGCGGCGGCGGACACGTCCCGAACGTGCTGAAGATGGCCGGGGTGCCCAACGTCATCGGCTCCTCCACCAACCCCACCCTGCCCTTCGGCCGGGACGCGGTCGCCGAGCACTACGGCATGATCGTCTCCGTCCACGACCTGAAGACCGACCTGCCCGGCGACGCCGCCATGGCCCGCGACCGCATCCGCGCCGGGACCATGGGCGCCGAGGACGTGCTGCACGACCTGGGCGCGATCGGCATCACCTCGTCGGACGCGCAGGGCATGGGCCGCGCCGGCGAGACGGTCCGCCGTACGTTCGCCATGGCCGGGAAGATGAAGGCCGAACTCGGCGCCCCGGACGCCGACCACGACAACGAGCGCGTCCTGCGCTACATGGCCAAGCTGACCGTCAACCCCGCCATCGCGCACGGCCTCTCGCACGAGGTCGGGTCGATCGAGGTCGGCAAGCTCGCCGACATCGTGCTGTGGCGCCCGGAGTACTTCGGCGCCAAGCCGCAGCTGGTGCTCAAGGCCGGCTTCCCGGCGTACGGCGTGGTCGGCGACCCCAACGCGGCCACCGACACCTGCGAACCCCTCGTCCTCGGCCCGCAGTTCGGCGCGCACGGCGCCACGCCCGCCGACATCTCGGTCGCGTTCGTCGCCCAGGCCGCCCTCGACCAGGGCCACGACACCATGCCGACCCGCCGCCGCAGGGTCGCCGTGCGCGGCACGCGCGGCATCGGCCCGGCCGACCTGCGCCTGAACTCCCGTACCGGACAGGTCGACGTCGACCAGCGCACCGGACTGGTCACCCTCGACGGCGACCCGCTGCGCTCCCAACCGGCCGAGTCCGTCTCCCTCAACCGCCTGTACTTCCTGTGA
- a CDS encoding GOLPH3/VPS74 family protein, whose translation MTTPQDLLIVALNVPSSREVGQGDLSLALAGAELIDLVEAGVLALEDDRLVPGAERTTGDRLLDEAGASLVRQSPYETVEDWLWRRGRGLAQAYVGALEEEAPTGGTRRHWLRRRSEPAAAVDSPSRRRANERWAAHEPVLVGLAGTLGVGEPPAAGADAPGGPSATVLAAVDDALTELEAVRQRRRIEDEAFDNVWRAP comes from the coding sequence ATGACCACACCGCAGGATCTGCTGATCGTCGCCCTGAACGTTCCCTCCAGCCGCGAGGTGGGGCAGGGCGACCTCTCGCTCGCCCTCGCCGGAGCGGAACTGATCGACCTCGTCGAGGCCGGGGTGCTCGCCCTGGAGGACGATCGCCTGGTGCCCGGCGCCGAGCGCACCACGGGGGACCGGCTGCTGGACGAGGCGGGCGCGTCGCTCGTGCGGCAGTCGCCGTACGAGACGGTCGAGGACTGGCTGTGGCGCCGCGGGCGCGGGCTGGCCCAGGCCTATGTCGGCGCCCTGGAGGAGGAGGCGCCGACCGGCGGGACGCGCCGTCACTGGCTGCGGCGGCGCAGCGAACCGGCCGCGGCGGTGGACTCGCCCTCCCGACGCCGCGCGAACGAGCGGTGGGCCGCCCACGAGCCCGTCCTCGTGGGACTCGCGGGCACGCTGGGCGTCGGGGAGCCGCCGGCCGCGGGGGCCGACGCCCCCGGCGGGCCGTCGGCGACCGTCCTGGCCGCCGTCGACGACGCCCTGACGGAACTGGAGGCCGTCCGACAGCGCCGCCGCATCGAGGACGAGGCCTTCGACAACGTGTGGCGGGCGCCCTGA